Proteins from one Parasteatoda tepidariorum isolate YZ-2023 chromosome 4, CAS_Ptep_4.0, whole genome shotgun sequence genomic window:
- the LOC107439918 gene encoding uncharacterized protein, with protein sequence MASLKLWVLSCLILSATCAKIEKKKTISTTKDLIAAATGYGGAVSFAGASGGGGGYGGSGGGGGGYGGSSGGGGGYGGSSGGGGGYGGGAGGKGTTILLAIPVSLNGGGKSGGDGGYGGGKSGGDGGYGGGSTGGGYGGGSSDGGYGGASIGGGYGGGESGEYGGAAISAGGYGGSSDGGYGGASLGGGYGEEALGGLGGSYGGEKSSGGGDSGYGGASAGGYGGASAGEYGGASAGGYGGASAGGYGGASAAEYGGASAGGYGGGAAGGYEGGSAGGYGGGKGGSGGIQIISLGGGGYGGSSGGSGGYGGSSGGAGYGKSGGSSGGYGGSSGGAGGYGGSGGNGGITLLGLSISSLGGGKSEGGYGGSSGGSGGYGGSSGGSGGYGGSSGGSGGYGGSSGGAGGYGGSSGGAGGYGGSGGDEYAAALSGALGGGYGGSSGGGGYGAGNGKGGLGGYGGGASLGGGYGASLGGGVGGGYGGSSGGKGGLGGGYGGSSGGKGGLGGGYGGSSGGKGGLGGGYGGSSGGKGGLGGGYGGGNGGKGLGGGYGGGNGGKGSSGGKGGFGGLGGGYGNGGGGKSGGYGGSSGGGGGYGSGNSKGGFGGISSYGGSQWSW encoded by the exons ATGGCTTCACTAAAG CTATGGGTTTTGAGCTGTCTCATTTTAAGCGCCACATGTgccaaaatagaaaaaaagaaaactatatctACCACAAAAGATTTAATAGCTGCAGCAACTGGTTATGGTGGAGCTGTTAGCTTTGCAGGAGCAAGTGGTGGAGGCGGAGGATATGGAGGAAGCGGAGGAGGTGGTGGTGGATATGGTGGTAGCAGCGGTGGTGGCGGAGGATATGGAGGAAGCAGTGGTGGCGGTGGAGGATATGGTGGAGGTGCTGGGGGAAAAGGCACAACTATCCTTCTTGCTATACCAGTATCTCTAAATGGAGGTGGCAAAAGTGGAGGTGATGGTGGTTACGGAGGTGGTAAAAGTGGAGGTGATGGAGGTTACGGAGGTGGATCTACAGGAGGTGGATATGGTGGTGGTTCTTCAGATGGTGGATATGGTGGAGCTTCAATTGGAGGAGGATATGGTGGTGGTGAATCTGGTGAGTATGGTGGAGCTGCTATAAGTGCAGGTGGTTATGGCGGATCTTCAGATGGAGGTTATGGAGGAGCATCACTTGGAGGCGGTTATGGTGAAGAAGCCCTAGGTGGCTTAGGAGGCTCATATGGAGGAGAAAAAAGTTCAGGAGGCGGTGATTCAGGATATGGTGGAGCATCAGCTGGAGGTTATGGTGGTGCATCTGCTGGAGAATATGGTGGTGCATCTGCTGGAGGATATGGTGGTGCATCTGCTGGAGGATATGGTGGTGCATCTGCTGCTGAATATGGTGGTGCTTCTGCTGGAGGTTATGGAGGTGGAGCTGCTGGTGGTTACGAGGGAGGATCTGCCGGTGGATATGGTGGAGGAAAAGGCGGAAGCGgaggaattcaaattatttcccTCGGTGGTGGAGGATATGGCGGTAGCAGTGGTGGTAGTGGAGGATATGGCGGTAGCAGTGGTGGTGCAGGATATGGTAAAAGCGGTGGTAGCTCTGGTGGTTATGGGGGAAGCAGTGGTGGTGCAGGAGGATACGGTGGCAGTGGAGGAAATGGTGGTATCACTCTTTTAGGATTAAGTATCAGTAGCTTAGGAGGCGGCAAATCTGAAGGTGGTTACGGTGGAAGCTCAGGAGGATCAGGTGGTTATGGCGGAAGTTCAGGAGGATCAGGTGGTTATGGCGGAAGTTCAGGAGGATCAGGTGGTTATGGCGGAAGTTCAGGAGGAGCAGGAGGATATGGTGGAAGTTCAGGTGGAGCAGGTGGTTATGGTGGTAGCGGTGGAGACGAATACGCTGCTGCTTTAAGTGGAGCTTTAGGAGGAGGTTATGGGGGAAGTAGCGGAGGCGGAGGTTACGGAGCAGGTAATGGAAAAGGAGGATTAGGTGGCTATGGAGGAGGTGCATCTCTTGGAGGTGGTTATGGAGCCAGTCTCGGAGGAGGAGTAGGTGGTGGTTACGGAGGCAGTAGTGGTGGAAAAGGAGGTTTAGGTGGTGGTTATGGAGGTAGTAGTGGTGGAAAAGGAGGTTTAGGTGGTGGTTACGGAGGTAGTAGTGGTGGAAAAGGAGGATTAGGTGGGGGTTATGGCGGTAGTAGTGGTGGAAAAGGAGGTTTAGGCGGTGGTTATGGAGGTGGTAATGGAGGTAAAGGATTAGGTGGAGGTTATGGAGGTGGTAATGGAGGAAAAGGCTCAAGTGGCGGAAAAGGTGGATTTGGAGGTCTTGGTGGCGGATATGGCAACGGAGGTGGAGGAAAGAGTGGTGGATATGGAGGAAGCAGTGGTGGTGGAGGAGGATATGGAAGCGGAAACAGCAAAGGTGGATTTGGTGGCATCTCAAGTTATGGAGGAAGTCAATGGTCTTGGTAA